A genomic stretch from Triplophysa dalaica isolate WHDGS20190420 chromosome 4, ASM1584641v1, whole genome shotgun sequence includes:
- the ncf1 gene encoding neutrophil cytosol factor 1: MAEHYVRHVELLGFEKRFYPSQHYVYMLLVKWSDQSEKLVYRVYPEIHTFHKALKEMFPIEAGEIDAKDRIIPTLPAPKWLDNQKTTETRQVTLTEYFGSLLNLPAKISRCQLVHDLFKIRPVDESPPAPHPFKRNETFIMSTSRSRTNTSSEITGPIMLESYRVIADYGKSSKYEITLKAGDMVDIVEKSPNGWWFCQCESRRGWVPASYLEPLDGADESEEPEPNYAGELYKTTKGYKAVEEDELTLEAGETIEVIHKLLDGWWVVRKGEDTGHYPSMFLYRTGEKKEMDAEKAVVKRSTPPPRRSTIRNVQSIHPKGRQRISQDSYRRQSRRFLQQRGRLNSQSKDVTRSPLQERKPNRENIVNPSSSKTEDLDKSIPVIPPRPSPQLILERCTENTCKRVSIHEAS; the protein is encoded by the exons ATGGCTGAACATTACGTGCGACATGTGGAGCTGTTAGGCTTTGAGAAAAGGTTCTATCCCAGTCAGCACTAT GTGTACATGCTTTTGGTTAAATGGAGCGATCAATCAGAAAAGCTGGTTTACAGAGTGTATCCAGAAATCCACACATTCCAT AAAGCATTAAAAGAAATGTTCCCTATTGAAGCAGGAGAGATCGATGCAAAGGACAGAATTATTCCTACATTACCAG CTCCAAAATGGCTTGACAACCAAAAAACAACCGAGACAAGGCAGGTGACTCTAACTGAATATTTTGGCTCTCTGCTCAACCTGCCTGCAAAGATCTCCCGCTGTCAGTTGGTACATGACTTGTTCAAAATACGGCCTGTAGATGAATCTCCGCCGGCCCCCCATCC ATTCAAAAGAAACGAAACTTTTATTATGTCCACCAGTAGATCAAGGACAAACACTTCATCAG AAATCACAGGGCCTATCATGCTTGAAAGTTACAGAGTGATTGCAGACTACGGCAAGAGCTCAAAGTATGAGATCACTCTGAAGGCAGGAGACATGGTGGACATTGTGGAGAAAAGTCCAAATG GCTGGTGGTTCTGTCAGTGTGAGTCCAGGAGAGGTTGGGTACCGGCTTCATACTTGGAACCACTGGATGGAGCAGATGAATCAGAGGAACCAGAGCCTAACTATGCAG GAGAGCTTTACAAAACCACCAAAGGGTATAAAGCTGTCGAAGAGGATGAGTTAACTCTCGAGGCGGGAGAGACTATTGAAGTTATCCATAAACTTCTGGATGGGTGGTGGGTGGTCAG GAAAGGAGAAGATACAGGTCACTACCCATCCATGTTCCTCTATAGGACGGGTGAGAAGAAAGAGATGGATGCTGAAAAGGCTGTTGTCAAAAGATCCACACCACCCCCCAGAAG ATCAACCATTCGCAACGTCCAGAGCATTCATCCTAAGGGACGTCAGAGGATCAGTCAGGACAGTTATCGCAGACAGAGCCGGCGATTCTTACAGCAGCGAGGGAGACTAAACTCCCAATCCAAAGATGTGACACGATCTCCACTACAGGAGAGGAAGCCAAACAGAG agaACATTGTAAACCCAAGCTCCTCCAAAACAGAAGATCTGGACAAGAGTATTCCAGTCATTCCTCCCCGGCCCAGTCCTCAGCTCATTCTGGAGCGCTGTACTGAGAACACATGCAAGAGAGTCAGCATACATGAAGCCAGCTGA
- the polr2j gene encoding DNA-directed RNA polymerase II subunit RPB11-a — protein MNAPPAFESFLLFEGEKKITIVKDTKVPNACLFTLNKEDHTLGNIIRSQLLKDPQVLFAGYKVPHPLEHKIVIRVQTTPDYSPQEAFTNAITDLISELSLLEERFRVAIKDKQEGIE, from the exons ATGAACGCGCCACCAGCATTCGagtcatttttgttatttgaggGAGAGAAAAA GATCACGATAGTTAAGGACACCAAGGTGCCCAATGCATGTCTGTTCACACTGAATAAGGAGGACCACACGCTGGGGAACATCATCCGGTC ACAACTGCTAAAAGACCCTCAGGTGCTGTTTGCTGGATATAAAGTTCCCCACCCACTGGAGCATAAGATTGTGATCCGAGTTCAGACAACACCAGACTACAGTCCTCAAGAAGCCTTCACTAATGCCATCACTGACTTGATCAGTGAGCTCTCCCTGCTGGAAGAAAGATTCAGG GTTGCCATCAAAGACAAGCAGGAGGGAATAGAATGA
- the rcc1l gene encoding RCC1-like G exchanging factor-like protein isoform X1: protein MALVNIRVCGLCCIRVGLRSYATQPYGMTGVQQDDRPVFQYVGQHRKPKEKVFVWGFSYTGALGIPSFVVPDSGRKKPRKHQLTPYRLDTEQKISSAACGYGFTLLASNSRDLTKLWGMGLNKDSQLGFQRTQKDRHKSYDYVLEPSPVSLPLVNPQETRVLQVSCGRAHSLVLTDSEGVFSMGNNAYGQCGRPIVEDEVFSGSHLVHKMEGFDSRVIQVACGQDHSLFLTEKGSVYACGWGADGQTGLGHHNKSSCPVLVGGDLAGVKVQQVITYGDCSLAVSTDGQLYGWGNSEYLQLASVTEMTQISSPRLLPLRSVGRVRQAACGGTQVAVLNEEGDVFVWGFGILGKGPNLSESAVPERIPATFFGKSEFNPTVRVSSIRCGLNHFAAITEPGELFVWGKNVRGCLGIGKHGDQYFPWRVTVPGRVTDVACGVDHMVALVKSII, encoded by the exons ATGGCATTAGTCAACATTCGTGTATGTGGCTTGTGTTGCATTCGTGTGGGTCTCCGTTCTTACGCCACACAACCTTATGGCATGACAGGGGTGCAGCAAGATGACAGACCTGTGTTTCAATATGTAGGTCAGCACAGGAAGCCCAAAGAGAAGGTGTTTGTATGGGGCTTTAGCTACACGGGCGCTTTAGGAATCCCCAGTTTTGTGGTGCCAGACAGTGGCAGGAAAAAGCCCAGGAAGCACCAGCTCACACCTTATCGCCTGGACACCGAACAAAAG ATTTCCTCCGCAGCCTGCGGATATGGCTTCACTTTGTTGGCAAGTAATAGCAGGGACCTGACCAAACTGTGGGGCATGGGGCTTAACAAAGATTCCCAGCTGGGCTTCCAGCGGACTCAAAAGGACAGAC ATAAAAGTTATGACTATGTTCTGGAACCTTCTCCAGTGTCTCTGCCACTGGTCAACCCTCAGGAGACGCGAGTGCTGCAGGTGTCATGTGGCCGTGCTCACTCCCTGGTACTCACAGATTCTGAGGGAG TTTTCAGCATGGGTAATAATGCTTATGGACAGTGTGGCAGACCGATTGTGGAGGATGAAGTCTTCAG CGGAAGCCATCTTGTTCATAAGATGGAGGGTTTTGATAGTCGGGTCATTCAG GTGGCTTGTGGCCAGGATCACAGTTTATTTCTAACAGAGAAAGGTTCAGTTTATGCCTGCGGGTGGGGGGCTGATGGACAAACAG GTCTGGGCCATCACAACAAATCCTCTTGTCCAGTGCTTGTTGGAGGAGACCTGGCTGGGGTCAAAGTTCAGCAGGTGATCACATATGGAGACTGTAGTTTGGCTGTGTCCACCGATGGCCAGCTTTATGGTTGGGGGAACTCGGAGTACCTGCAGCTCGCCTCTGTCACTGAGATGACACAG ATTAGTTCGCCGCGGCTGCTGCCCCTGAGGTCAGTGGGTCGAGTCAGACAGGCAGCATGTGGAGGAACACAGGTGGCTGTTCTGAACG AAGAAGGAGATGTATTTGTTTGGGGTTTCGGAATTCTGGGAAAAGGCCCAAATCTTTCAGAGTCAGCAGTCCCAGAAAGAATACCTGCCACGTTTTTTGGGAAGTCAGAATTCAACCCGACAGTAAGGGTCTCGTCCATTCGCTGCGGTCTCAATCATTTTGCAGCCATCACAG AGCCCGGTGAGCTGTTTGTTTGGGGCAAGAATGTGAGAGGATGTCTGGGCATCGGAAAACACGGTGACCAGTATTTTCCGTGGAGG GTGACAGTCCCAGGCCGTGTGACCGATGTTGCCTGTGGCGTTGACCACATGGTGGCGCTGGTTAAATCAATCATTTGA
- the alkbh4 gene encoding alpha-ketoglutarate-dependent dioxygenase alkB homolog 4 isoform X1, with protein sequence MTHICSLMATGEIIRVCGCKGIRTCLRCEEEKSEKHLPQNNDPTFPISQIHYEFVYDPVTQSAVREENGVQSFQFHGVFLWENFVSEDEERELVAAMDENVWRQSQSGRRKQDFGPKVNFKKKKVRAGDFTGLPAVSCCLVDRMRQTPLLASFKPVEQCNLDYDPIRGSAIDPHLDDSWLWGEHLVTINLLSDTVLTMSLDQGWEDMDTGESRVAVHLPRRSLVVLFGEARHRWKHAICRKDVHGRRVCSTFRELSAEFLPGGEQEKLGSELLDIALKFKGTPL encoded by the exons ATGACGCACATTTGTAGCCTGATGGCTACCGGAGAAATAATACGTGTTTGCGGTTGTAAAGGCATACGAACATGTCTAAGATGTGAAGAAGAGAAGTCTGAAAAACATTTACCACAAAACAATGACCCG ACCTTCCCCATTTCACAGATACATTACGAATTCGTCTATGATCCCGTAACACAGTCAGCTGTCCGGGAGGAGAACGGTGTTCAGTCCTTTCAGTTCCATGGAGTGTTTTTGTGGGAGAACTTTGTGTCggaagatgaagagagagagctggTCGCTGCAATGGACGAAAACGTATGGAGGCAATCTCAGTCAGGCAGACGGAAACAG GATTTTGGGCCAAAGGTGAACTTCAAGAAGAAGAAGGTCCGTGCTGGGGACTTCACTGGCCTTCCTGCCGTCAGCTGTTGCCTGGTGGACAGGATGAGACAGACACCTCTCTTAGCTTCCTTTAAACCAGTAGAACAGTGCAATTTAGACTATGATCCAATCAGAGGCTCTGCTATTGACCCACATTTAGATGACAGCTGGCTGTGGGGAGAGCACTTGGTCACTATCAACCTGTTGTCCGATACTGTTCTTACAATGAGTTTAGATCAAGGATGGGAGGACATGGACACAGGGGAGTCGAGAGTGGCTGTTCATCTACCTCGGAGGTCTTTGGTTGTACTCTTTGGAGAGGCTCGGCATCGGTGGAAACATGCCATCTGCAGAAAAGACGTTCATGGTCGTAGAGTATGCAGCACCTTCCGAGAGCTCTCTGCTGAGTTTCTGCCCGGAGGAGAACAGGAAAAGCTGGGCTCTGAGTTGCTTGATATAGCACTGAAATTCAAGGGTACACCCCTATGA
- the alkbh4 gene encoding alpha-ketoglutarate-dependent dioxygenase alkB homolog 4 isoform X2: MTHICSLMATGEIIRVCGCKGIRTCLRCEEEKSEKHLPQNNDPIHYEFVYDPVTQSAVREENGVQSFQFHGVFLWENFVSEDEERELVAAMDENVWRQSQSGRRKQDFGPKVNFKKKKVRAGDFTGLPAVSCCLVDRMRQTPLLASFKPVEQCNLDYDPIRGSAIDPHLDDSWLWGEHLVTINLLSDTVLTMSLDQGWEDMDTGESRVAVHLPRRSLVVLFGEARHRWKHAICRKDVHGRRVCSTFRELSAEFLPGGEQEKLGSELLDIALKFKGTPL; encoded by the exons ATGACGCACATTTGTAGCCTGATGGCTACCGGAGAAATAATACGTGTTTGCGGTTGTAAAGGCATACGAACATGTCTAAGATGTGAAGAAGAGAAGTCTGAAAAACATTTACCACAAAACAATGACCCG ATACATTACGAATTCGTCTATGATCCCGTAACACAGTCAGCTGTCCGGGAGGAGAACGGTGTTCAGTCCTTTCAGTTCCATGGAGTGTTTTTGTGGGAGAACTTTGTGTCggaagatgaagagagagagctggTCGCTGCAATGGACGAAAACGTATGGAGGCAATCTCAGTCAGGCAGACGGAAACAG GATTTTGGGCCAAAGGTGAACTTCAAGAAGAAGAAGGTCCGTGCTGGGGACTTCACTGGCCTTCCTGCCGTCAGCTGTTGCCTGGTGGACAGGATGAGACAGACACCTCTCTTAGCTTCCTTTAAACCAGTAGAACAGTGCAATTTAGACTATGATCCAATCAGAGGCTCTGCTATTGACCCACATTTAGATGACAGCTGGCTGTGGGGAGAGCACTTGGTCACTATCAACCTGTTGTCCGATACTGTTCTTACAATGAGTTTAGATCAAGGATGGGAGGACATGGACACAGGGGAGTCGAGAGTGGCTGTTCATCTACCTCGGAGGTCTTTGGTTGTACTCTTTGGAGAGGCTCGGCATCGGTGGAAACATGCCATCTGCAGAAAAGACGTTCATGGTCGTAGAGTATGCAGCACCTTCCGAGAGCTCTCTGCTGAGTTTCTGCCCGGAGGAGAACAGGAAAAGCTGGGCTCTGAGTTGCTTGATATAGCACTGAAATTCAAGGGTACACCCCTATGA
- the rcc1l gene encoding RCC1-like G exchanging factor-like protein isoform X2 — MGLNKDSQLGFQRTQKDRHKSYDYVLEPSPVSLPLVNPQETRVLQVSCGRAHSLVLTDSEGVFSMGNNAYGQCGRPIVEDEVFSGSHLVHKMEGFDSRVIQVACGQDHSLFLTEKGSVYACGWGADGQTGLGHHNKSSCPVLVGGDLAGVKVQQVITYGDCSLAVSTDGQLYGWGNSEYLQLASVTEMTQISSPRLLPLRSVGRVRQAACGGTQVAVLNEEGDVFVWGFGILGKGPNLSESAVPERIPATFFGKSEFNPTVRVSSIRCGLNHFAAITEPGELFVWGKNVRGCLGIGKHGDQYFPWRVTVPGRVTDVACGVDHMVALVKSII, encoded by the exons ATGGGGCTTAACAAAGATTCCCAGCTGGGCTTCCAGCGGACTCAAAAGGACAGAC ATAAAAGTTATGACTATGTTCTGGAACCTTCTCCAGTGTCTCTGCCACTGGTCAACCCTCAGGAGACGCGAGTGCTGCAGGTGTCATGTGGCCGTGCTCACTCCCTGGTACTCACAGATTCTGAGGGAG TTTTCAGCATGGGTAATAATGCTTATGGACAGTGTGGCAGACCGATTGTGGAGGATGAAGTCTTCAG CGGAAGCCATCTTGTTCATAAGATGGAGGGTTTTGATAGTCGGGTCATTCAG GTGGCTTGTGGCCAGGATCACAGTTTATTTCTAACAGAGAAAGGTTCAGTTTATGCCTGCGGGTGGGGGGCTGATGGACAAACAG GTCTGGGCCATCACAACAAATCCTCTTGTCCAGTGCTTGTTGGAGGAGACCTGGCTGGGGTCAAAGTTCAGCAGGTGATCACATATGGAGACTGTAGTTTGGCTGTGTCCACCGATGGCCAGCTTTATGGTTGGGGGAACTCGGAGTACCTGCAGCTCGCCTCTGTCACTGAGATGACACAG ATTAGTTCGCCGCGGCTGCTGCCCCTGAGGTCAGTGGGTCGAGTCAGACAGGCAGCATGTGGAGGAACACAGGTGGCTGTTCTGAACG AAGAAGGAGATGTATTTGTTTGGGGTTTCGGAATTCTGGGAAAAGGCCCAAATCTTTCAGAGTCAGCAGTCCCAGAAAGAATACCTGCCACGTTTTTTGGGAAGTCAGAATTCAACCCGACAGTAAGGGTCTCGTCCATTCGCTGCGGTCTCAATCATTTTGCAGCCATCACAG AGCCCGGTGAGCTGTTTGTTTGGGGCAAGAATGTGAGAGGATGTCTGGGCATCGGAAAACACGGTGACCAGTATTTTCCGTGGAGG GTGACAGTCCCAGGCCGTGTGACCGATGTTGCCTGTGGCGTTGACCACATGGTGGCGCTGGTTAAATCAATCATTTGA